From one Catellatospora sp. IY07-71 genomic stretch:
- a CDS encoding M23 family metallopeptidase, which produces MTVYHATRGRRRTRRVRILLGLGVVFAVLAGTAVVMWFWPAGPRPPFQLPVACGERWQLGTYPGHGTYDVDLFPMEGKTAWGRPVYASYEGTVTAAGINGELGGRTPEKPDGPRGSGGGYWVKIDHGGRWETAYMHLLEPPMVDVGQEVKTGQQLGKVGSTGDSGAPHLHYEQRRGFQKVEAFFDGKASGITDDDREYSVIRTSNNCVGR; this is translated from the coding sequence ATGACCGTCTACCACGCCACCAGGGGCCGCCGCCGGACCCGCCGCGTCCGGATCCTGCTCGGGCTCGGCGTGGTGTTCGCCGTGCTCGCGGGCACGGCCGTGGTGATGTGGTTCTGGCCGGCCGGGCCGCGCCCGCCGTTCCAGCTTCCGGTCGCCTGCGGCGAGAGGTGGCAGCTGGGCACGTATCCGGGGCACGGCACCTACGACGTCGACCTGTTCCCGATGGAGGGAAAGACCGCGTGGGGGCGTCCGGTGTACGCCTCCTACGAGGGAACGGTCACCGCCGCCGGGATCAACGGCGAGCTGGGCGGGCGCACCCCGGAGAAGCCGGACGGGCCGCGCGGCAGCGGCGGCGGGTACTGGGTGAAGATCGACCACGGCGGTCGCTGGGAGACGGCGTACATGCACCTGCTGGAGCCGCCGATGGTCGACGTGGGCCAGGAGGTCAAGACCGGCCAGCAGCTCGGCAAGGTGGGCAGCACCGGCGACTCCGGTGCCCCCCACCTGCACTACGAGCAGCGCCGCGGCTTCCAGAAGGTGGAGGCCTTCTTCGACGGGAAGGCCTCCGGCATCACCGACGACGACCGCGAATACTCGGTCATCCGTACCAGCAACAACTGCGTCGGCCGGTAG
- a CDS encoding LacI family DNA-binding transcriptional regulator → MSRPKPRVSMADVARLAGVSSQTVSRVSTGHPGVVGSTRQQVLAAMKELGYRPNSAARALKSGQFRTIGVILFSFSSTGNSRTLEAIATHAAQEGYAITLIPVAVPTQDSVVGAFTRLGELAVDGVIVIMEVHLLDSATVTLPPHVQVVVVDSDAGDRYAVVDTDQADGARQAVGHLLGLGHRTVWHVAGPAESFAAERRAQAWRDTLAEAGREVPEPLRGDWSAESGYQAGLVLADRPDCTAVFAANDQMALGVLRALHERGRAVPGEVSVVGFDDIADATSFIPPLTTVHQDFAEVGRRCVQGILHQLDSGESAPGTTLVPTRLVTRASTAPPPSR, encoded by the coding sequence ATGAGCCGGCCGAAGCCTCGCGTGTCGATGGCCGACGTGGCCCGGCTCGCCGGTGTCTCCTCGCAGACCGTCTCCCGCGTGTCCACCGGTCACCCCGGCGTCGTCGGCAGCACCCGCCAGCAGGTCCTCGCCGCGATGAAGGAACTCGGCTACCGCCCCAACAGCGCCGCCCGCGCGCTCAAGAGCGGCCAGTTCCGCACCATCGGCGTCATCCTGTTCAGCTTCTCCAGCACCGGCAACAGCCGCACCCTGGAGGCGATCGCCACCCACGCCGCGCAGGAGGGGTACGCCATCACCCTGATCCCGGTCGCCGTGCCGACCCAGGACAGCGTGGTCGGCGCGTTCACCCGCCTCGGCGAGCTGGCCGTGGACGGCGTCATCGTGATCATGGAAGTGCACCTGCTCGACTCGGCCACCGTCACCCTGCCCCCGCACGTGCAGGTCGTGGTCGTCGACTCCGACGCGGGCGACCGCTACGCCGTCGTCGACACCGACCAGGCCGACGGCGCCCGCCAGGCCGTCGGCCACCTGCTCGGCCTCGGCCACCGCACCGTCTGGCACGTGGCCGGGCCCGCCGAGTCCTTCGCCGCCGAACGCCGCGCCCAGGCCTGGCGCGACACCCTGGCCGAGGCGGGCCGCGAGGTGCCTGAGCCGCTGCGCGGCGACTGGTCGGCCGAATCCGGCTACCAGGCCGGGCTGGTGCTCGCCGACCGTCCCGACTGCACCGCCGTCTTCGCGGCCAACGACCAGATGGCGCTGGGCGTGCTGCGCGCCCTGCACGAACGCGGCCGCGCGGTGCCCGGCGAGGTCAGCGTCGTCGGCTTCGACGACATCGCCGACGCGACCTCGTTCATCCCGCCGCTGACCACGGTGCACCAGGACTTCGCCGAGGTCGGCCGCCGCTGCGTACAGGGCATCCTGCACCAGCTCGACAGCGGCGAGTCCGCCCCCGGCACCACCCTCGTGCCCACCCGCCTCGTCACCCGCGCCAGCACCGCCCCTCCCCCATCGCGCTGA
- a CDS encoding carbohydrate ABC transporter permease → MTALAPPTIGRGRPVRARRGRSWTGWAFVGPFMAVFAFVFLAPIAYAIWLSLFRTRLIGGTSFVGLENYRQVFTDPKFWEATGRVSLFLAVQVPVMLFLALLVALAIDSGRLYGRAFFRVTVFMPYAVPAVVATLMWGFMYGNRFGLVGNLNEAFGLSLPDPLSPDLMLASIGNIVTWEFVGYNMLIFYSALQTVPRSLYEAAEIDGAGQLHVIRSIKLPAIRGALLIATIFSIIGSFQLFNEPNILQSLAPNVITTYYTPNMYAYSLSFSGQQYDYSATVAIVMGVLTVIVAYAVQLRANRKERQS, encoded by the coding sequence GTGACGGCTCTCGCCCCTCCGACGATCGGCCGTGGCAGGCCCGTGCGGGCACGCCGCGGCAGGTCCTGGACCGGCTGGGCGTTCGTCGGCCCGTTCATGGCCGTGTTCGCCTTCGTGTTCCTCGCCCCCATCGCGTACGCGATCTGGCTGAGCCTGTTCCGCACCCGGCTGATCGGCGGCACCAGCTTCGTCGGCCTGGAGAACTACCGGCAGGTGTTCACCGACCCGAAGTTCTGGGAGGCCACCGGCCGGGTCAGCCTGTTCCTCGCGGTCCAGGTGCCGGTGATGCTGTTCCTGGCGCTGCTGGTCGCGCTCGCCATCGACAGCGGCCGCCTCTACGGCAGGGCGTTCTTCCGGGTCACCGTGTTCATGCCGTACGCCGTGCCGGCCGTGGTCGCCACGCTCATGTGGGGCTTCATGTACGGCAACCGGTTCGGCCTGGTCGGCAACCTCAACGAGGCGTTCGGGCTGTCGCTGCCCGACCCGCTCTCCCCGGACCTGATGCTCGCCTCCATCGGCAACATCGTGACCTGGGAGTTCGTCGGGTACAACATGCTGATCTTCTACAGCGCGCTGCAGACCGTCCCGCGCTCGCTGTACGAGGCCGCCGAGATCGACGGGGCCGGGCAGCTGCACGTGATCCGCTCGATCAAGCTGCCCGCGATCCGCGGCGCCCTGCTCATCGCCACGATCTTCTCCATCATCGGCAGCTTCCAGCTGTTCAACGAGCCCAACATCCTGCAGAGCCTGGCGCCGAACGTCATCACCACCTACTACACGCCCAACATGTACGCCTACTCGCTGTCCTTCTCCGGCCAGCAGTACGACTACTCGGCGACCGTCGCGATCGTCATGGGCGTGCTCACCGTGATCGTCGCCTACGCCGTCCAGCTGCGCGCCAACCGGAAGGAGCGCCAGTCGTGA
- a CDS encoding carbohydrate ABC transporter permease, whose translation MLIYSLVPLVWLFVNSTKTQASLLDSFGLWFSGDFSLLTNIRDTLTYDDGVFVRWLGNTLLYVVIGAGGATALATLGGYALAKFDFPGKRAVFATVIGAVAVPGTALAVPTFLMFSKLGLTNTPWAVIIPSLISPFGLYLMWTYAAQAIPGELMEAARVDGAGELRTFLRVCVPLLAPGIVTVALFTMVATWNNYFLPLIMLKDPDWYPLTLGLNAWNDQAATAGGEPIFHLVITGSLLTILPLLAAFLFLQRYWQSGLTAGGVKD comes from the coding sequence ATGCTGATCTACAGCCTGGTGCCGCTGGTGTGGCTGTTCGTCAACAGCACCAAGACCCAGGCGAGCCTGCTCGACTCGTTCGGGCTGTGGTTCTCCGGCGACTTCTCGCTGCTCACCAACATCCGCGACACGCTCACCTACGACGACGGGGTGTTCGTGCGCTGGCTGGGCAACACGCTGCTCTACGTCGTCATCGGCGCGGGCGGCGCCACCGCCCTGGCCACCCTCGGCGGGTACGCCCTGGCGAAGTTCGACTTCCCCGGCAAGCGCGCCGTGTTCGCCACCGTGATCGGGGCGGTCGCCGTCCCAGGCACCGCCCTGGCCGTGCCGACCTTCCTGATGTTCTCCAAGCTCGGGCTCACCAACACGCCCTGGGCGGTGATCATCCCGTCGCTCATCTCGCCGTTCGGGCTCTACCTGATGTGGACCTACGCCGCGCAGGCCATCCCCGGCGAGCTGATGGAGGCCGCCCGCGTCGACGGCGCGGGCGAGCTGCGCACCTTCCTGCGCGTCTGCGTGCCGCTGCTCGCCCCGGGCATCGTCACCGTCGCCCTGTTCACCATGGTCGCGACCTGGAACAACTACTTCCTGCCGCTGATCATGCTGAAGGACCCGGACTGGTATCCGCTGACCCTCGGCCTCAACGCCTGGAACGACCAGGCCGCCACCGCGGGCGGGGAGCCGATCTTCCACCTGGTCATCACCGGCTCGCTGCTGACCATCCTGCCGCTGCTCGCGGCGTTCCTGTTCCTACAGCGCTACTGGCAGTCCGGCCTGACCGCCGGCGGCGTCAAGGACTGA
- a CDS encoding sugar ABC transporter substrate-binding protein — MFTNRRAFLRAAAAVTAVFTTAALAACGSGDDGETGTPVSADQVQAALDAGGSITVWAWEPTLKQVVTAFEAKYPKVKVNLVNAGTGNDQYTALQNAIAAGSGVPDVAQIEYYALPQFALGKSLTDLTAFGTGELDGTFTPGPWSSVKSGGGVYGLPMDSGPMALFYNKDVFDKHQIAVPTTWDEYVAAAKKLHAADPKAYITNDTGDAGFTTSLIWQAGGKPFSVDGTNVKINLGDEGSTKFASTWQQLLDGKLVAPVGSWSDGWYKGLGDGTIATLVIGAWMPANLESGVPAAKGKWRVAPMPQWTAGGNAAAENGGSSLAIPKAGANNALAYGFLKYATAGEGVTIRIDNGAFPATNAELKSDAFLNKEFPYFGGQKANEIFAKSAAGVVPGWSYLPFQVYANSIFNDTVGQAYVSDKKLADTLKSWQDASAKYGKEQGFTVG; from the coding sequence ATGTTCACCAACCGACGCGCGTTCCTGCGCGCCGCGGCGGCCGTGACCGCCGTGTTCACCACCGCCGCCCTGGCCGCCTGCGGCTCCGGCGACGACGGCGAGACCGGCACCCCGGTCTCCGCCGACCAGGTCCAGGCCGCGCTCGACGCGGGCGGCTCCATCACCGTCTGGGCCTGGGAGCCGACCCTCAAGCAGGTCGTCACCGCGTTCGAGGCGAAGTACCCCAAGGTCAAGGTGAACCTGGTCAACGCCGGCACCGGCAACGACCAGTACACCGCGCTGCAGAACGCGATCGCGGCCGGCTCCGGCGTGCCCGACGTGGCGCAGATCGAGTACTACGCGCTGCCGCAGTTCGCGCTCGGCAAGTCGCTGACCGACCTGACCGCGTTCGGCACCGGCGAGCTGGACGGCACGTTCACCCCCGGCCCGTGGTCCTCGGTCAAGTCCGGCGGCGGCGTGTACGGCCTGCCCATGGACTCCGGCCCGATGGCGCTGTTCTACAACAAGGACGTCTTCGACAAGCACCAGATCGCCGTCCCGACGACCTGGGACGAGTACGTCGCCGCCGCGAAGAAGCTGCACGCGGCCGACCCGAAGGCGTACATCACCAACGACACCGGCGACGCGGGCTTCACCACCAGCCTCATCTGGCAGGCCGGGGGCAAGCCGTTCAGCGTCGACGGGACCAACGTGAAGATCAACCTCGGCGACGAGGGCTCCACCAAGTTCGCCTCCACCTGGCAGCAGCTGCTCGACGGCAAGCTCGTCGCGCCGGTCGGCTCGTGGAGCGACGGCTGGTACAAGGGCCTGGGCGACGGCACCATCGCCACCCTGGTCATCGGCGCGTGGATGCCCGCCAACCTGGAGTCGGGCGTGCCCGCCGCCAAGGGCAAGTGGCGCGTCGCGCCGATGCCGCAGTGGACCGCGGGCGGCAACGCCGCGGCCGAGAACGGCGGCAGCTCGCTGGCCATCCCGAAGGCGGGCGCCAACAACGCGCTGGCCTACGGGTTCCTCAAGTACGCCACCGCCGGTGAGGGCGTGACGATCCGCATCGACAACGGCGCGTTCCCGGCCACCAACGCCGAGCTGAAGTCCGACGCGTTCCTCAACAAGGAGTTCCCGTACTTCGGCGGCCAGAAGGCCAACGAGATCTTCGCCAAGTCCGCCGCCGGCGTCGTGCCCGGCTGGTCCTACCTGCCCTTCCAGGTGTACGCCAACAGCATCTTCAACGACACCGTCGGTCAGGCGTACGTGTCGGACAAGAAGCTCGCCGACACCCTCAAGTCCTGGCAGGACGCCTCCGCCAAGTACGGCAAGGAGCAGGGCTTCACGGTCGGCTGA
- a CDS encoding beta-galactosidase, protein MTPPARHRWLRLPANNAGGIAYGADYNPEQWPREVWREDARLMREAGVSIVSLGIFSWAKLQPTADTWRFGWLDEVMDLLHEHGVAVDLATATASPPPWLTTAFPEILPVNARGETVWPGGRQHWRPTSPIFREHALRLTERLAARYAAHPALAAWHVSNELGCHNVYDYSDDAARAFRDWLRARYGTLDALNHAWGTAFWSQEYSDWAQVLPPRLAATHPNPTQQLDFKRFSSAALREHLRAEADILRRYNPEVPVTTNFMVMGGTKGMDYAAWAADVDFVSNDHYREPGPQSLDELSFSANLTGNIAGGRPWFLMEHSTSAVNWQPVNLAKKQGELARDSLVHVAHGADAVCFFQWRQSAAGAEKYHSAMVPHAGADSEVFRAAARLGATLRDLAPVAGAEREQAPAAIVFHWDSWWAAEADSHPTDRLRYRQEALDWYTAFLNLGIRADVVPLGTPLDGYRLVVAPILHVVTAETAKELTAYAESGGHLVATYFSGIVDEHDHVWLGGHPGALRDLLGIRVEEFAPLLDGETETLDTGLRGTLWTERVQVTGSDVTVLARYATGEHAGHPAVTRRATGAGTAAYVSTRLGPAGLTRLLGELAGTAGLTPELPPAARGDVEAAVRRGADARYLFLVNRTEQPVTVPGLPGELLVGSRDAAEAVALEPRGVAVLRQAFDSERI, encoded by the coding sequence GTGACCCCACCCGCCCGCCACCGCTGGCTGCGCCTGCCCGCGAACAACGCCGGGGGCATCGCCTACGGCGCCGACTACAACCCCGAGCAGTGGCCCCGCGAGGTCTGGCGCGAGGACGCCCGCCTCATGCGGGAGGCCGGTGTCAGCATCGTGTCGCTGGGCATCTTCTCCTGGGCGAAACTCCAGCCCACCGCCGACACCTGGCGCTTCGGCTGGCTCGACGAGGTCATGGACCTGCTGCACGAGCACGGCGTCGCCGTCGACCTGGCCACCGCCACCGCCTCCCCGCCGCCGTGGCTCACCACCGCGTTTCCGGAGATCCTGCCCGTCAACGCACGCGGCGAGACGGTCTGGCCGGGCGGGCGCCAGCACTGGCGGCCCACGTCGCCGATCTTCCGCGAGCACGCGCTGCGCCTGACCGAGCGGCTCGCCGCCCGCTACGCGGCGCACCCGGCGCTGGCCGCCTGGCACGTCTCCAACGAGCTGGGCTGCCACAACGTGTACGACTACTCCGACGACGCCGCACGCGCCTTCCGCGACTGGCTGCGCGCCCGCTACGGCACGCTGGACGCGCTCAACCACGCCTGGGGCACCGCGTTCTGGTCGCAGGAGTACAGCGACTGGGCGCAGGTCCTGCCGCCGCGCCTGGCCGCGACCCACCCCAACCCGACCCAGCAGCTGGACTTCAAGCGCTTCTCCTCCGCCGCGCTGCGCGAGCACCTGCGCGCCGAGGCGGACATCCTGCGGCGATACAACCCCGAGGTGCCCGTCACCACGAACTTCATGGTCATGGGCGGCACCAAGGGGATGGACTACGCCGCCTGGGCCGCCGACGTCGACTTCGTGTCCAACGACCACTACCGCGAACCCGGCCCGCAGTCGCTCGACGAGCTGTCGTTCTCGGCCAACCTCACCGGCAACATCGCGGGCGGCCGCCCGTGGTTCCTGATGGAGCACTCCACCAGCGCCGTCAACTGGCAGCCGGTGAACCTCGCCAAGAAGCAGGGCGAGCTGGCCCGTGACTCGCTCGTGCACGTCGCGCACGGGGCCGACGCGGTGTGCTTCTTCCAGTGGCGGCAGTCGGCGGCGGGCGCCGAGAAGTACCACTCGGCGATGGTCCCGCACGCCGGGGCCGACAGCGAGGTGTTCCGCGCGGCGGCCCGGCTCGGCGCGACCCTGCGCGACCTCGCCCCGGTCGCGGGAGCCGAACGCGAGCAGGCCCCGGCCGCGATCGTGTTCCACTGGGACTCCTGGTGGGCCGCCGAGGCCGACTCGCACCCCACGGACCGCCTGCGCTACCGCCAGGAGGCCCTGGACTGGTACACCGCGTTCCTGAACCTCGGCATCCGTGCCGACGTGGTGCCGCTGGGCACCCCGCTGGACGGCTACCGGCTCGTCGTCGCCCCGATCCTGCACGTCGTCACCGCCGAGACCGCCAAGGAGCTGACGGCGTACGCCGAGTCCGGCGGGCACCTGGTGGCGACGTACTTCTCCGGCATCGTCGACGAGCACGACCACGTCTGGCTCGGCGGCCACCCCGGCGCGCTGCGCGACCTGCTCGGCATCCGGGTCGAGGAGTTCGCGCCGCTGCTCGACGGCGAGACCGAGACGCTGGACACCGGCCTGCGCGGCACCCTGTGGACCGAGCGCGTCCAGGTCACCGGCTCGGACGTGACGGTGCTGGCCCGCTACGCCACCGGCGAGCACGCCGGGCACCCGGCGGTCACCCGGCGCGCCACCGGCGCGGGCACGGCGGCATACGTGTCGACCCGCCTCGGCCCGGCGGGCCTGACGCGCCTGCTGGGCGAACTCGCGGGCACCGCCGGGCTCACGCCGGAGCTGCCCCCGGCCGCGCGGGGCGACGTCGAGGCGGCCGTCCGCCGCGGCGCCGACGCACGCTACCTGTTCCTGGTCAACCGCACCGAGCAGCCGGTCACCGTGCCGGGCCTGCCCGGCGAGCTGCTGGTCGGCAGCCGGGACGCGGCGGAGGCCGTCGCGTTGGAGCCCAGGGGAGTGGCGGTGCTGCGCCAGGCGTTCGACTCTGAACGAATCTGA
- a CDS encoding RICIN domain-containing protein, with the protein MAAAVLFTIAAAGFAVSPAQAAPVTVTNGTQFRDTSGNVLHAHGGGVLQVGGYYYWFGENRNADNTFRAVSVYRSTDLRNWEFRNNVLTQSSAAELNVANIERPKVIYNSATGRYVMWMHKENGRDYGEARAAVASSATVDGNYTYHGSFRPLGQHMSRDITLYNDGGTAYMISAADENYDLHIYRLTADFLNVASLVGNFWNDAHREAPAMFKRGSVYFLLTSGATGWNPNQAKYATASSISGPWTGWTNVGDGTTFNSQPAYVLPIQGSSTTSYLYLGDRWAGAWGGPVGDSQYVWLPIGFPSSTSMSLTWYPQVVIDTATGTVTGTGAVPAYRVTARHSGKVMDVISASTANNAEIKQWTWNGGGNQKWQFQDAGGGYYRVVNVNSGKCLDVVSSGTGDGTDIQQYTCGSGTNQQWSRTTA; encoded by the coding sequence CTGGCCGCCGCCGTCCTGTTCACCATCGCCGCCGCCGGGTTCGCGGTGTCGCCCGCCCAGGCGGCACCCGTCACCGTCACCAACGGCACCCAGTTCCGTGACACGAGCGGCAACGTGCTGCACGCGCACGGCGGCGGGGTGCTGCAGGTCGGCGGCTACTACTACTGGTTCGGTGAGAACCGCAACGCGGACAACACCTTCCGCGCGGTGTCGGTGTACCGCTCCACCGACCTGCGGAACTGGGAGTTCCGCAACAACGTGCTCACCCAGAGCTCGGCCGCCGAGCTGAACGTCGCCAACATCGAGCGCCCCAAGGTGATCTACAACAGCGCCACCGGCCGCTACGTGATGTGGATGCACAAGGAGAACGGCCGCGACTACGGCGAGGCCCGCGCCGCCGTCGCGTCCTCGGCGACCGTGGACGGCAACTACACCTACCACGGCAGCTTCCGGCCGCTGGGCCAGCACATGTCGCGCGACATCACGCTGTACAACGACGGCGGCACCGCGTACATGATCTCGGCCGCCGACGAGAACTACGACCTGCACATCTACCGGCTGACGGCCGACTTCCTCAACGTCGCGAGCCTGGTCGGCAACTTCTGGAACGACGCCCACCGCGAGGCCCCGGCCATGTTCAAACGCGGCAGCGTGTACTTCCTGCTGACCTCCGGCGCGACCGGCTGGAACCCCAACCAGGCCAAGTACGCCACCGCGTCGAGCATCTCCGGCCCGTGGACCGGCTGGACCAACGTCGGCGACGGCACCACGTTCAACTCGCAGCCGGCGTACGTGCTGCCGATCCAGGGCTCGTCCACCACCAGCTACCTGTACCTGGGGGACCGGTGGGCCGGGGCCTGGGGCGGGCCGGTCGGCGACTCGCAGTACGTGTGGCTGCCCATCGGCTTCCCGTCCAGCACCAGCATGAGCCTGACCTGGTATCCGCAGGTGGTCATCGACACCGCGACCGGCACGGTGACCGGCACCGGCGCGGTGCCCGCCTACCGGGTCACCGCCCGGCACAGCGGCAAGGTCATGGACGTCATCTCCGCGTCCACCGCCAACAACGCCGAGATCAAGCAGTGGACCTGGAACGGCGGCGGCAACCAGAAGTGGCAGTTCCAGGACGCCGGCGGCGGCTACTACCGCGTGGTCAACGTGAACAGCGGCAAGTGCCTCGACGTGGTGAGTTCCGGCACCGGCGACGGCACCGACATCCAGCAGTACACCTGCGGCAGCGGCACCAACCAGCAGTGGTCCCGCACCACCGCCTGA
- a CDS encoding RICIN domain-containing protein encodes MTSRQAGPATRLRRWAARTAAVLLVAAGSLVAVAAPASAASGYLYTTFKGDGAADQELWVYQSTDGSNFTTYADTNYQGPSGVLRDPSIIQLNGVYFIAYTVQSWTTNSTYFNVASSTNLTSWTHVASVNSGIADTRFTWAPEFYVEGGTVRIIASIAQTTCSNCFRPYVYTAQNSALTSWSGPAQMGGLGFNHIDTYVVKSGSTYHAFTKNETSKYIEHWTSTSLSSGWTIAATLWTSGYEGPAVVQQANGVWRIYIDKYTNGGIWSATSSDLNSWTGLSSVACPGCRHGTVLPVASLPQAAPVYRITNRNSGKVMDVVSASTANSAEIKQWTWNGGANQKWQFQDAGGGYYRVVSQVSGKCLDVASASTADGANIIQYTCGSGTNQQWQWVATGSYFQLRARHSGKCLDVVGSSTADGADIQQYTCGSGTNQHWTRTQS; translated from the coding sequence GTGACATCACGTCAAGCAGGACCGGCCACCCGGCTCCGGCGGTGGGCGGCCCGGACGGCCGCCGTGCTGCTCGTGGCCGCGGGAAGCCTCGTCGCGGTCGCCGCACCGGCGTCGGCCGCGAGCGGCTACCTCTACACGACGTTCAAGGGGGACGGGGCGGCCGACCAGGAGCTGTGGGTCTACCAGTCCACCGACGGCAGCAACTTCACCACCTACGCGGACACCAACTACCAGGGGCCGTCGGGCGTGCTGCGCGACCCGAGCATCATCCAGCTCAACGGCGTGTACTTCATCGCGTACACGGTCCAGTCGTGGACGACCAACTCGACCTACTTCAACGTCGCCTCCAGCACCAACCTGACCAGCTGGACGCACGTGGCCAGCGTGAACTCCGGCATCGCGGACACGAGGTTCACCTGGGCGCCCGAGTTCTACGTCGAGGGCGGCACGGTCCGGATCATCGCGAGCATCGCGCAGACGACCTGCTCCAACTGCTTCCGGCCGTACGTCTACACCGCCCAGAACAGCGCGCTCACCTCGTGGAGCGGTCCGGCGCAGATGGGCGGGCTGGGCTTCAACCACATCGACACGTACGTGGTGAAGTCCGGCAGCACCTACCACGCCTTCACCAAGAACGAGACCAGCAAGTACATCGAGCACTGGACCAGCACCAGCCTGAGCAGCGGCTGGACCATCGCGGCCACGCTGTGGACGTCCGGGTACGAGGGACCGGCGGTGGTGCAGCAGGCCAACGGCGTCTGGCGCATCTACATCGACAAGTACACCAACGGCGGGATCTGGTCGGCGACCAGCTCCGACCTCAACTCCTGGACCGGGCTGAGCAGCGTGGCCTGCCCGGGGTGCCGCCACGGCACCGTGCTCCCGGTCGCCTCGCTGCCCCAGGCGGCCCCGGTCTACCGGATCACCAACCGCAACAGCGGCAAGGTGATGGACGTGGTCAGCGCGTCCACGGCCAACAGCGCCGAGATCAAGCAGTGGACCTGGAACGGCGGCGCCAACCAGAAGTGGCAGTTCCAGGACGCGGGCGGCGGCTACTACCGGGTGGTCAGCCAGGTCAGCGGCAAGTGCCTCGACGTGGCGAGCGCCTCGACCGCCGACGGAGCCAACATCATCCAGTACACCTGCGGCAGCGGCACCAACCAGCAGTGGCAGTGGGTCGCCACCGGCAGCTACTTCCAGCTCCGGGCCCGCCACAGCGGCAAGTGCCTGGACGTGGTCGGCTCGTCCACCGCCGACGGCGCCGACATCCAGCAGTACACCTGCGGCTCCGGCACCAACCAGCACTGGACCCGCACCCAGTCCTGA
- a CDS encoding substrate-binding domain-containing protein — MAAERMFRVQRQELLLGELRRHGAVRVSAFARELDVSELTIRRDIDALARRNLVTKVHGGATLPGPVDRTTRPRQAPQRFTVGMVVPSLDFYWPPIVGGARAAAAALGVNLQLRGSSYDPDEDRRQIGRLIEAGQVQGLLLAPSLEGGRAPEMIDWIGRLPVPTILVERQPERWTSTARQLECVRSDHALGMEMAVHHLHRQGHRRIALLLSKGSPTSAYLAQGWRVACADVGICDAMVIRESVALDTPGHREIIRGVLAECERSRITALIVHSDPDAMSVAQFCAEHGLSIPGDLALVSYDDEVAHLAEPSLTAVRPPKAHVGRVAVEMMVSRLLDGERRPSQRVLLSPELIVRHSSVAHVPVR; from the coding sequence ATGGCGGCAGAGCGGATGTTCCGCGTGCAGCGGCAGGAGCTGCTGCTCGGCGAGCTGCGCCGGCACGGCGCGGTGCGGGTCAGCGCCTTCGCGCGGGAGCTGGACGTCAGCGAGCTGACCATCCGGCGCGACATCGACGCCCTGGCCCGGCGCAATCTCGTGACGAAGGTGCACGGCGGGGCGACGCTGCCCGGCCCGGTCGACCGGACGACGCGGCCACGGCAGGCGCCGCAGCGGTTCACGGTGGGCATGGTGGTGCCGTCGCTGGACTTCTACTGGCCGCCGATCGTCGGCGGGGCGCGGGCGGCCGCCGCCGCGCTGGGAGTGAACCTGCAGCTGCGCGGCTCCAGCTACGACCCGGACGAGGACCGGCGCCAGATAGGCCGGCTCATCGAGGCGGGCCAGGTGCAGGGCCTGCTGCTGGCGCCGAGCCTGGAGGGCGGCCGGGCGCCCGAGATGATCGACTGGATCGGGCGGCTGCCGGTGCCGACGATCCTGGTGGAGCGCCAGCCGGAGCGGTGGACCTCGACCGCGCGGCAGCTGGAGTGCGTACGCAGCGATCATGCGCTGGGCATGGAGATGGCCGTGCACCACCTGCACCGGCAGGGCCACCGGCGGATCGCGCTGCTGCTGTCCAAGGGCAGCCCGACCTCGGCGTACCTGGCCCAGGGCTGGCGGGTGGCCTGCGCGGACGTGGGGATCTGCGACGCGATGGTGATCCGCGAGTCGGTGGCGCTGGACACCCCCGGCCACCGGGAGATCATCCGCGGGGTGCTGGCCGAGTGCGAGCGCTCGCGCATCACGGCGCTGATCGTGCACAGCGATCCCGACGCGATGTCCGTGGCGCAGTTCTGCGCCGAGCACGGGCTGTCCATCCCGGGCGATCTGGCGCTGGTGTCCTACGACGACGAGGTGGCGCACCTGGCCGAGCCGTCGCTGACGGCGGTGCGCCCGCCGAAGGCGCACGTCGGCCGGGTGGCGGTGGAGATGATGGTGTCCCGCCTGCTCGACGGCGAGCGACGCCCCTCGCAGCGGGTGCTGCTGTCTCCGGAGCTGATCGTGCGCCACTCCTCGGTGGCCCACGTCCCGGTCCGGTAG